From a region of the Brevibacterium siliguriense genome:
- a CDS encoding TetR/AcrR family transcriptional regulator, with product MPVEETLRSKKARLTRNALHEAAITRVLEDGLSCATVATIAADAGVSTRTFFNYFETKEDAIVGLGSEVSVDEGLAFDYVHSPAGLDTLAEDTARFVREALLIGSVDPKLPARRRRLFALYPELVSKSFDRAEELEEIVTGHVLDRLRHLGQEFSSEDSAWRSARMLTQLCRVPLTHAGQAIKANPETVDDKGGTKAIFEESLSLFRKVLDRLQ from the coding sequence GCGCGGCTGACCCGCAATGCCCTCCATGAGGCGGCGATCACCCGCGTCCTCGAAGACGGCCTGTCCTGCGCCACCGTGGCGACCATCGCCGCAGACGCAGGCGTGTCCACACGCACCTTCTTCAACTACTTCGAAACGAAAGAGGACGCGATCGTCGGTCTCGGATCCGAGGTCAGCGTCGACGAAGGCCTGGCCTTCGACTACGTCCACAGCCCCGCCGGACTCGACACTCTGGCCGAAGACACTGCGCGCTTCGTGCGTGAAGCACTGCTCATCGGATCCGTCGATCCGAAACTGCCGGCTCGGCGCCGCCGCCTCTTCGCCCTGTATCCGGAACTCGTGAGCAAGAGCTTCGACCGGGCAGAAGAACTCGAAGAGATCGTCACCGGCCATGTGCTCGACCGACTGCGCCACCTCGGCCAGGAGTTTTCCTCCGAGGATTCCGCTTGGCGCAGCGCGCGTATGCTCACCCAACTCTGCCGCGTCCCGCTGACTCATGCGGGACAGGCGATCAAGGCCAATCCGGAGACAGTCGACGACAAGGGCGGGACCAAAGCGATCTTCGAAGAATCCCTGAGCCTGTTCCGCAAGGTACTGGACCGACTGCAATGA
- a CDS encoding MDR family MFS transporter — MRSNHETDVTTMTATTSKSSAPAGPDEQTEPMATSAIILLFVGLMIAMFMFSLNQTVLATALPTIVGELDGVDQMLWVSTAFMLASTIMMPVYGKVGDLFGRKPLFMFAICCFLLGSVFALIANEMSTLIFGRVLQGIGGGGMMILSQSIIASVVPARERGKYMGIMGSAFAVSSVAGPLIGGWLTEGPGWRWAFAINFPLGIIALIAAAVFLKVPKHSRGSGPRPKIDVIGMALISIVTSCIVLTSAWGGHDFEWGSWQINGLIVTGIVAAVAFVFVELKVSEPVIPMQLFANRDFLLCTIAGLFVGIGMFGVLSYMPTYLQMVHGIDATVAGLMMVPMMGTMLVSSTLVGFIVSRTGKYKKYPLTGILVMAASLVLLSQLKAESSAWETIGCLALLGLGLGLSMQTLVLVVQNAFPVSMVGTATASNNYFRQVGATLGMAFIGSVFTQRLMDNIKSGITEIAKTAPQGHIPKISSTGLTPEIVSKLPEPMHSLIITSYNDALVPLFLWVAPLAVLGFVFLCFLPNTPLAQTLKNEPAKRENLDVGVENAVIASAPVSTPAEASSVSVAESPLSEEPRNDGTDHTQLTRDRDPRTDH, encoded by the coding sequence ATGAGAAGCAACCACGAGACTGATGTGACGACGATGACGGCAACCACCTCGAAGAGCTCAGCACCCGCGGGACCCGACGAACAGACCGAGCCGATGGCCACCTCGGCGATCATTCTGCTCTTCGTGGGCCTGATGATCGCGATGTTCATGTTCTCGCTCAACCAGACGGTGCTGGCGACCGCGCTGCCGACCATCGTCGGCGAACTCGACGGCGTCGACCAGATGCTGTGGGTCTCGACCGCATTCATGCTCGCCTCGACGATCATGATGCCCGTCTACGGCAAGGTCGGTGACCTGTTCGGACGCAAACCGCTGTTCATGTTCGCCATCTGCTGCTTCCTGCTGGGGTCGGTCTTCGCCCTCATCGCGAATGAGATGTCGACGCTGATCTTCGGTCGCGTGCTCCAGGGCATCGGCGGCGGCGGAATGATGATCCTCTCGCAGTCGATCATCGCCTCCGTCGTCCCCGCCCGCGAACGCGGCAAGTACATGGGCATCATGGGCTCGGCCTTCGCCGTGTCGTCCGTGGCCGGGCCGCTCATCGGCGGTTGGCTGACAGAAGGACCCGGCTGGCGCTGGGCCTTCGCCATCAACTTCCCGCTGGGCATCATCGCTCTCATCGCCGCCGCCGTGTTCCTCAAGGTGCCCAAGCATTCCAGGGGCAGCGGACCGCGACCGAAGATCGATGTCATCGGCATGGCGCTCATCTCCATCGTCACCTCCTGCATCGTGCTCACCTCCGCCTGGGGCGGACACGACTTCGAATGGGGATCCTGGCAGATCAACGGGCTCATCGTCACCGGAATCGTCGCCGCGGTCGCTTTCGTGTTCGTCGAACTCAAGGTCAGCGAACCGGTCATCCCGATGCAGCTGTTCGCCAACCGCGACTTCCTGCTGTGCACGATCGCCGGTCTCTTCGTCGGCATCGGCATGTTCGGTGTACTCTCCTACATGCCCACCTACCTGCAGATGGTCCACGGCATCGACGCCACCGTCGCAGGCCTGATGATGGTGCCGATGATGGGCACCATGCTCGTGTCCTCGACCCTCGTCGGCTTCATCGTCTCCCGCACCGGCAAGTACAAGAAGTACCCGCTGACCGGCATCCTCGTCATGGCCGCCTCGCTCGTCCTGCTCTCCCAGCTGAAGGCAGAGAGCTCGGCCTGGGAGACCATCGGCTGCCTGGCGCTGCTCGGACTCGGTCTGGGCCTGAGCATGCAGACTCTCGTCCTCGTCGTCCAGAACGCCTTCCCGGTGTCTATGGTCGGCACAGCGACCGCATCGAACAACTACTTCCGCCAGGTCGGTGCCACCCTCGGCATGGCGTTCATCGGGTCCGTATTCACCCAACGACTCATGGACAACATCAAGTCCGGAATCACGGAGATCGCGAAGACAGCCCCGCAGGGTCACATTCCCAAGATCTCCTCGACGGGGCTGACCCCGGAGATCGTGTCGAAGCTGCCGGAGCCGATGCATTCGCTCATCATCACCTCCTACAACGACGCCCTCGTGCCCCTGTTCCTATGGGTGGCTCCGCTGGCCGTCCTCGGATTCGTCTTCCTCTGCTTCCTGCCCAACACTCCGCTGGCGCAGACGCTGAAGAACGAACCGGCGAAGCGGGAGAACCTCGACGTGGGAGTGGAGAACGCGGTGATCGCGTCCGCGCCGGTTTCCACCCCCGCCGAGGCTTCATCGGTTAGTGTGGCAGAAAGCCCACTGTCGGAGGAGCCGAGGAATGACGGTACTGACCATACTCAACTCACCCGGGACAGAGATCCCCGCACTGATCACTGA
- a CDS encoding D-2-hydroxyacid dehydrogenase, with the protein MTVLTILNSPGTEIPALITDLGERDGIELRVAEASTLSQALPGTDVLLMWDFFSTALEDAFGSADRLEWVHAAAAGVDSLLFDELVDSPVTVTNARGIFDRPIAEFVLSYILMHAKSSIGSLADQAEGKWNRRSTRDIAGSKALIVGTGAIGRGIARLLSAVDIEVTGAGSRARSGDADFGEVIDSAALPEHAAGFDWVIDIAPLTEKTERLIGAEAFAAMDDTAVFINVGRGDTVDTDALVTALRDGQIAGAGLDVFDEEPLPADHPLWSMDNVIITPHMSGDTDGWRMRLAEQFHRLFELYLAGEQFPHTVDKKLGYVR; encoded by the coding sequence ATGACGGTACTGACCATACTCAACTCACCCGGGACAGAGATCCCCGCACTGATCACTGATCTGGGGGAGCGGGACGGGATCGAACTGCGCGTCGCCGAGGCGTCGACCCTGTCCCAGGCGCTGCCCGGAACCGATGTGCTGCTGATGTGGGATTTCTTCTCCACCGCACTCGAGGATGCCTTCGGCAGCGCCGACCGGCTCGAATGGGTGCACGCCGCAGCAGCGGGCGTGGATTCGCTGCTCTTCGATGAACTCGTCGACTCGCCGGTGACGGTGACGAACGCTCGGGGGATCTTCGACCGCCCGATCGCCGAGTTCGTCCTGAGCTATATCCTCATGCACGCGAAGAGCTCGATCGGCTCCCTCGCTGATCAGGCCGAGGGGAAATGGAACCGCCGGTCGACCCGGGATATCGCCGGCTCCAAGGCCCTCATCGTCGGCACCGGAGCGATCGGCCGGGGGATCGCCCGGCTGCTGAGTGCCGTCGATATCGAGGTCACCGGTGCCGGATCGCGTGCCCGCAGCGGCGACGCCGACTTCGGTGAGGTCATCGATTCCGCCGCCCTACCCGAGCATGCGGCCGGATTCGATTGGGTCATCGATATCGCACCTCTGACGGAGAAGACCGAGAGGCTCATCGGCGCCGAGGCGTTCGCCGCCATGGATGACACCGCCGTGTTCATCAACGTCGGCCGAGGCGACACCGTCGACACCGATGCACTCGTCACCGCCCTGCGCGACGGACAGATCGCCGGAGCCGGACTCGACGTCTTCGACGAAGAGCCGCTGCCCGCGGATCATCCTCTGTGGTCGATGGACAATGTCATCATCACCCCGCATATGAGCGGAGACACCGACGGCTGGAGAATGCGACTGGCCGAGCAGTTCCATCGCCTGTTCGAACTGTATCTGGCGGGCGAGCAGTTCCCGCACACAGTGGACAAGAAGCTCGGGTACGTGCGGTGA
- a CDS encoding glyceraldehyde-3-phosphate dehydrogenase, with amino-acid sequence MTDATTARLDDWAKKQTAAEELIPLVGRLYRENDVLLTLFGRSLLNKSVTGMIKAHRYARHFLGEELDIEITHRIVKALSGLNLAPARIDLGRLIEKLDDPNADVDAFLAAELAEVVQSQSGKGETRDIVLYGFGRIGRLLARILIDRAGGTGMRLRAIVVRRNGENDIVKRASLLRRDSVHGAFDGSIVVDEENNTIQANGTLIQVIYSNDPSEVDYTAYGINDAIIVDNTGKWRDDEGLSKHLACPGASKVLLTAPGKGDVKNIVFGVNDGEILDTDTVVSAASCTTNAITPVLKAINDKFGVRNGHVETVHSFTNDQNLIDNFHKGSRRGRAAGLNMVLTETGAAKAVAKALPELAGKLSGNAIRVPTPNVSMAILNLNLEKTTSVDELNTYLREVSMHSPLRNQVDYVSSPELVSTDLVGSKRAGVVDGLATIVDEDRVVVYVWYDNEFGYSCQVVRCVAKMADVDVPAFP; translated from the coding sequence TTGACTGACGCTACGACTGCTCGCCTGGACGATTGGGCGAAGAAGCAGACCGCCGCCGAAGAACTCATTCCGCTAGTCGGACGCCTGTACCGTGAGAACGACGTTCTGCTGACCCTGTTCGGACGGTCGCTGCTGAACAAGTCGGTGACCGGAATGATCAAGGCTCACCGCTACGCTCGCCACTTCCTCGGCGAAGAGCTCGACATCGAGATCACCCACCGCATCGTCAAGGCACTGTCGGGACTCAACCTCGCTCCTGCTCGAATCGATCTGGGCCGCCTCATCGAGAAGCTCGATGATCCGAACGCCGATGTCGACGCCTTCCTCGCCGCCGAGCTCGCCGAGGTCGTTCAGTCGCAGTCGGGCAAGGGCGAGACCCGCGACATCGTCCTCTACGGCTTCGGTCGGATCGGTCGTCTGCTCGCTCGCATTCTCATCGACCGTGCCGGTGGAACCGGTATGCGTCTGCGCGCCATCGTGGTGCGCCGCAATGGGGAGAACGACATCGTCAAGCGCGCCTCCCTGCTGCGCCGAGATTCGGTGCACGGTGCCTTCGACGGCAGCATCGTCGTCGATGAAGAGAACAACACCATCCAGGCCAACGGCACCCTCATCCAGGTCATCTACTCGAATGACCCCTCTGAGGTCGACTACACCGCGTACGGAATCAACGACGCCATCATCGTCGACAACACCGGAAAGTGGCGCGACGACGAGGGCCTGTCCAAGCACCTCGCCTGCCCTGGCGCATCGAAGGTCCTACTCACGGCTCCCGGCAAGGGCGACGTCAAAAACATCGTCTTCGGAGTCAACGACGGCGAGATCCTCGACACTGACACGGTCGTCTCGGCCGCATCGTGCACGACGAATGCGATCACCCCGGTGCTCAAGGCCATCAACGACAAGTTCGGCGTCCGCAACGGCCACGTCGAGACGGTCCACTCGTTCACCAACGATCAGAACCTCATCGACAACTTCCACAAGGGTTCCCGCCGTGGCCGCGCAGCCGGGCTGAACATGGTCCTGACAGAGACCGGTGCCGCCAAAGCAGTGGCCAAGGCTCTTCCGGAGCTGGCCGGAAAGCTCTCAGGCAATGCGATCCGCGTGCCCACCCCGAACGTGTCGATGGCGATTCTCAACCTCAATCTGGAGAAGACGACCTCCGTCGACGAACTCAACACCTACCTGCGTGAGGTGTCGATGCATTCGCCGCTGCGCAACCAGGTCGACTACGTCAGCTCCCCCGAGCTCGTGTCCACCGACCTCGTCGGCTCCAAGCGTGCCGGAGTCGTCGACGGTCTGGCCACGATCGTCGATGAGGACCGTGTCGTCGTCTATGTCTGGTACGACAACGAATTCGGCTACTCCTGCCAGGTCGTGCGGTGCGTGGCCAAGATGGCCGACGTCGACGTCCCGGCCTTTCCCTGA
- a CDS encoding YhjD/YihY/BrkB family envelope integrity protein yields the protein MAPAKVLASRNTVAEVGHNAVNRPGPAHLMRAVQRFGQRLGNQFGAAITYFLVLAVMPIAMVSLASIGFVLDIARPELLPEVTKQIEAFTAGNSSLTKTLEGYLLQWQAVGIIGILTGLYTGQGFIGNLGAAVRAQLHDDFDDAVPEKSFAAKVLGNIVTLIGLIIGLLLAVALTVVGTGLRSMIADLLGLSGFASSLLFIVPVILTFGAAWMIFWFLFTMLPEKPVDKQAKNRGSLIGATAFLILINFSTVLVNLFSGNKAAGVFGSIIAIMLTLNVFARIILFIAAWIGTAKPPRPREEEPEYRFVEPKVQAQSLGALITGAGIVTLTLLGFKRFEERRSDRELARR from the coding sequence GTGGCACCTGCCAAAGTACTGGCCTCGCGCAACACCGTCGCTGAGGTCGGACACAATGCCGTCAACAGACCCGGACCCGCCCACCTCATGCGCGCCGTCCAGCGTTTCGGACAGCGTCTGGGCAATCAGTTCGGTGCCGCGATCACCTACTTCCTCGTTCTCGCGGTCATGCCCATCGCCATGGTCAGCCTCGCGAGCATCGGCTTCGTCCTCGACATCGCCCGCCCCGAACTCCTGCCCGAGGTCACGAAGCAGATCGAGGCCTTCACCGCAGGCAACTCCTCACTGACGAAGACACTCGAAGGCTACCTGCTGCAGTGGCAGGCAGTCGGAATCATCGGTATTCTCACCGGCCTCTACACGGGTCAGGGATTCATCGGCAACCTCGGTGCTGCGGTACGGGCACAGCTGCACGACGATTTCGACGATGCCGTGCCGGAGAAGTCGTTCGCAGCCAAGGTCCTCGGCAATATCGTCACCCTCATCGGCCTCATCATCGGACTCCTCCTGGCCGTGGCACTCACGGTAGTCGGCACCGGCCTCCGGTCGATGATCGCCGATCTGCTCGGACTCTCCGGCTTCGCCTCGAGCCTGCTGTTCATCGTCCCGGTCATCCTCACCTTCGGAGCCGCCTGGATGATCTTCTGGTTCCTGTTCACGATGCTGCCGGAGAAGCCGGTGGACAAGCAGGCGAAGAACCGCGGCTCCCTCATCGGCGCAACCGCGTTCCTCATCCTCATCAACTTCTCCACCGTGCTGGTCAATCTCTTCTCCGGGAACAAGGCCGCTGGTGTTTTCGGATCGATCATCGCGATCATGCTCACGCTCAACGTCTTTGCCCGCATCATCCTCTTCATCGCCGCTTGGATCGGCACGGCGAAACCGCCGCGGCCGCGTGAAGAGGAGCCGGAATACCGCTTCGTCGAGCCGAAGGTGCAGGCACAGAGCCTCGGTGCTCTCATCACCGGAGCGGGAATCGTGACGCTGACCCTGCTGGGCTTCAAGCGGTTCGAGGAACGCCGGTCCGATCGCGAATTGGCGAGACGGTAG
- a CDS encoding DedA family protein codes for MPITDSPASVADFAPAAAGSLTSGLPAGGVPADVLAAGGSAADSLTGFSAWTVTIMEILGPAGVGFMVFLDNIFPPIPSELVLPLAGFTSSQGQMNIVAAIVFATIGSVVGAVLLWALGKWIGIERIARIAVKMPLVDVDDVHKTVDWFDKHGDKAVFFGRMIPIFRSLISIPAGMRDMRLIKFLLLTTAGSTIWNTILIVAGFTLGENWSVVETYAGYFQNLVIVAVIVFVVVWIVLKVRKKRRKKAAGLDTTEDDHIEPGQFDS; via the coding sequence ATGCCGATCACTGATTCGCCTGCGTCCGTCGCTGATTTCGCACCCGCTGCCGCAGGCAGCCTCACTTCCGGCCTGCCTGCCGGGGGAGTGCCTGCCGATGTCCTCGCAGCCGGCGGAAGTGCCGCGGACAGCCTCACCGGTTTCTCGGCCTGGACCGTGACGATCATGGAGATTCTGGGGCCGGCCGGTGTCGGGTTCATGGTCTTCCTCGACAACATATTTCCGCCCATTCCCAGCGAACTCGTCCTGCCCCTGGCCGGTTTCACCTCGAGCCAAGGGCAGATGAACATCGTGGCCGCCATCGTCTTCGCCACGATCGGTTCGGTCGTCGGCGCGGTTCTGCTGTGGGCTCTGGGCAAGTGGATCGGCATCGAACGCATCGCCCGCATCGCGGTGAAGATGCCGCTGGTCGACGTCGATGATGTGCACAAGACCGTCGACTGGTTCGACAAGCACGGGGATAAGGCTGTGTTCTTCGGGCGGATGATCCCGATCTTCCGGTCGCTCATCTCCATCCCCGCCGGCATGCGTGATATGCGACTGATCAAGTTCCTGCTGCTGACCACGGCGGGCAGCACGATCTGGAACACGATCCTCATCGTCGCCGGCTTCACCCTCGGTGAGAACTGGTCGGTCGTCGAGACCTACGCCGGCTACTTCCAGAACCTCGTCATCGTCGCCGTCATCGTCTTCGTCGTCGTATGGATCGTGCTCAAGGTCCGCAAAAAGCGGCGGAAGAAGGCCGCCGGGCTCGACACGACCGAAGACGATCATATCGAGCCCGGACAGTTCGACTCCTGA